One genomic segment of Elusimicrobia bacterium HGW-Elusimicrobia-1 includes these proteins:
- a CDS encoding Trk family potassium uptake protein, with protein sequence MSHARKILFFFAASIAVGGAILSMPFVRHVPCQPAVGGSSAWLTGFFTAASAICVTGLSVVNINEYFNLGGQLVILVLIQIGALGYVTFATASGMILGKIQIRERLAIKEVVDPYSFEGLLALLKRIIKMAIVIELAGAVVLSSLFLRYFPPLKAVYYGVFHAVSAFANAGFSLFPSSFEFFSRDYGIMAVLCALILSGGIGFLVLAELLDFRRIKGLTLHAKMALIVSGVLLVAGTAAVLIFESSNPDTFGGRGIIEKIGNAVFLSVTARTAGFNTIKTAMLSPSTLFFLMMLMFVGASPGGTGGGIKTTTFGSAILWAFAFIRGKEDVNVFGRKIPHEQVRKSGAYVMMGLATLLVSYLVFSFVEPALEPLEPLEGMFEVVSAFGTVGLSTGITPYLGGGAKIILIFTMITGRIGPLTLAMSAITRREKDLIQYPEERIVIG encoded by the coding sequence ATGAGCCACGCGCGTAAAATACTTTTCTTTTTCGCCGCCTCGATTGCCGTCGGCGGAGCGATATTGAGCATGCCTTTCGTCAGGCATGTCCCCTGTCAGCCCGCTGTCGGCGGAAGCAGCGCCTGGCTCACGGGATTTTTTACCGCGGCCTCGGCGATTTGCGTTACCGGCTTGAGCGTGGTGAACATCAACGAGTATTTCAACCTCGGCGGACAGCTGGTCATACTTGTTCTTATACAAATAGGAGCTCTCGGATACGTAACTTTCGCCACGGCGTCCGGAATGATACTGGGGAAAATCCAGATTCGCGAACGGCTGGCGATTAAAGAAGTCGTGGACCCATACAGTTTCGAGGGTCTTCTGGCCTTGCTTAAACGCATCATAAAAATGGCCATTGTAATAGAACTCGCCGGAGCCGTGGTGTTAAGCTCCCTGTTTCTCCGGTATTTTCCGCCGCTCAAGGCCGTCTACTACGGAGTATTCCACGCCGTGTCCGCCTTCGCTAACGCGGGGTTTTCGCTGTTTCCGTCGAGCTTTGAGTTCTTTTCGCGCGACTACGGCATAATGGCCGTGCTCTGCGCGCTGATACTTTCCGGAGGAATAGGTTTTCTTGTCCTGGCGGAACTTCTGGATTTTCGCCGCATTAAGGGGCTCACGCTTCACGCAAAAATGGCATTGATAGTATCGGGCGTTCTGCTTGTAGCCGGCACCGCGGCCGTCTTAATCTTTGAGAGCTCAAACCCGGACACGTTCGGCGGACGGGGAATTATTGAAAAAATCGGAAATGCCGTTTTTCTTTCGGTCACGGCGCGCACGGCCGGTTTTAACACCATCAAGACGGCCATGCTGTCTCCTTCGACCCTGTTTTTTCTTATGATGCTTATGTTCGTGGGGGCGTCGCCCGGTGGAACCGGCGGCGGAATAAAAACCACTACTTTCGGCTCCGCGATTCTTTGGGCGTTCGCTTTTATCCGCGGCAAAGAAGATGTCAACGTTTTCGGACGGAAAATTCCTCACGAGCAGGTAAGAAAATCAGGCGCGTACGTAATGATGGGACTTGCCACGCTGCTGGTTTCATATCTGGTGTTTTCTTTCGTGGAACCGGCTCTGGAACCGCTGGAGCCGCTGGAAGGAATGTTTGAGGTCGTCTCGGCTTTCGGCACGGTGGGTTTAAGCACCGGAATCACGCCTTACCTCGGCGGAGGCGCCAAAATTATTCTCATTTTTACTATGATAACGGGCAGAATCGGCCCGCTGACTCTGGCTATGTCGGCCATAACCAGACGGGAAAAAGATCTCATACAGTATCCGGAGGAACGCATTGTAATAGGTTGA
- a CDS encoding phenylalanine--tRNA ligase subunit alpha, whose amino-acid sequence MPQTQEIIKSLEKIKSEYSAGADRAKSAAELADWKARYLGKKGELAAIMSSLGGLSVDDKKIAGRLANEIKTAVEEIYEKSIRSIHESEYIARLGAVSDLTLPSVGVPRGRTHPLSDTMEEISSIFVSLGFAVADGPEIEDDYHNFAALNFPDSHPAKEMQDTFYVSSEGAEKLLRTHTSPVQIRSMKGGTPPFKFIAPGRVYRHEAVDATHSYVFHQVEGFCVDKKTNLADLKTVLETFIEKFFGKKSSVRFRPSYFPFTEPSVEVDVECLVCSGAGCKACKNSGFIELLGAGMIHPNVLSNCGLDPNVWQGYAFGIGVERFAMQKYGVDDMRLFYKNEMRFLRQF is encoded by the coding sequence ATGCCGCAAACGCAAGAAATCATAAAATCGCTCGAAAAGATAAAATCCGAATATTCCGCCGGCGCGGATCGGGCTAAATCAGCCGCCGAACTCGCCGACTGGAAAGCCCGATATCTCGGCAAAAAAGGGGAACTCGCCGCCATAATGTCATCGCTGGGCGGCCTCTCCGTCGACGACAAAAAAATCGCCGGTCGTCTCGCCAACGAAATCAAAACCGCCGTCGAGGAAATCTACGAAAAAAGCATACGCTCCATCCACGAATCCGAATATATCGCCCGCCTTGGCGCCGTCTCGGATCTGACTCTGCCGTCTGTCGGCGTGCCCCGCGGCCGGACTCATCCTCTCAGCGACACCATGGAAGAAATATCGTCAATATTCGTTTCGCTCGGCTTCGCCGTCGCCGACGGCCCCGAAATAGAGGACGACTATCACAATTTCGCGGCGCTTAATTTTCCGGACTCTCATCCGGCCAAAGAAATGCAGGACACTTTTTACGTGTCGTCGGAAGGCGCCGAAAAACTGCTCCGCACGCACACCTCGCCCGTGCAGATAAGGTCGATGAAAGGCGGAACGCCGCCGTTTAAGTTCATAGCGCCCGGCCGCGTTTACCGTCACGAAGCCGTCGACGCCACCCACTCTTACGTCTTTCATCAGGTCGAAGGTTTCTGCGTCGATAAAAAAACGAATCTCGCCGACCTTAAAACTGTGCTCGAAACATTTATAGAAAAATTCTTCGGCAAAAAATCTTCCGTAAGATTCCGCCCCAGCTACTTTCCGTTCACGGAGCCGTCCGTCGAGGTCGACGTTGAATGCCTCGTATGTTCCGGCGCGGGTTGCAAGGCGTGCAAGAACTCCGGCTTCATAGAACTTCTCGGCGCCGGAATGATACACCCGAACGTTCTTTCAAATTGCGGACTCGACCCCAACGTCTGGCAGGGCTACGCTTTCGGCATAGGCGTGGAACGATTCGCCATGCAAAAGTACGGTGTGGACGATATGCGTCTTTTTTACAAAAACGAAATGCGGTTTCTCAGACAATTTTAA
- a CDS encoding potassium uptake system protein — translation MNTDKQYFIVGLGTFGMSLAKSLTDRNAQVLAIDINKERVDEASSQGVNAVVADATEEKILKKLGLDDFDVGVVAIGENLEASILTTLLLKDMGIKHIIVKSMSPHHSRIAGKVGADRVIYPESDMAVKLADAMLMPSIIEEIELSKEYNLVEIVLPKVFFDKTLAESKLKENFNLTLIAIRRKETVISEDGATDIKEEMLVSPDSREALQEGDVILVVGKEADTQKLRQLSEK, via the coding sequence ATGAACACTGACAAACAGTATTTCATCGTAGGATTGGGCACTTTCGGAATGAGTTTGGCAAAATCTCTGACCGACAGAAACGCGCAGGTTTTGGCCATAGACATAAACAAGGAAAGGGTGGACGAAGCGTCGTCGCAGGGCGTAAATGCCGTAGTAGCCGACGCCACCGAGGAAAAAATATTAAAAAAACTCGGACTCGACGATTTCGACGTGGGCGTCGTGGCCATAGGCGAGAACCTGGAAGCCAGCATACTGACCACGCTGCTTCTTAAGGACATGGGCATAAAGCACATAATCGTCAAGAGTATGAGCCCGCATCACTCGCGCATCGCCGGCAAAGTCGGAGCCGACAGGGTTATTTATCCGGAATCGGATATGGCCGTAAAACTCGCCGACGCAATGCTTATGCCTTCCATAATAGAAGAAATAGAACTCTCCAAGGAGTATAATCTTGTCGAGATAGTCCTGCCAAAAGTTTTTTTCGACAAGACCCTGGCGGAGAGCAAACTCAAAGAAAATTTCAATCTTACCCTGATCGCCATACGCAGAAAAGAGACGGTAATATCCGAGGACGGCGCGACGGATATAAAAGAAGAAATGCTCGTTTCTCCCGACTCGCGCGAGGCCTTGCAGGAAGGCGACGTGATACTTGTGGTCGGCAAAGAGGCGGACACACAGAAATTACGACAACTTTCGGAAAAATAA
- a CDS encoding translation initiation factor IF-3: MSYDRIFYRINQQIRTSTVRLVDFDGTQIGIVPIQTALEKARERFLDLVEIVPKANPPVCKIMEYAKFKYEESKRVKDSRKKHKGGELKEIRMRPHIGDHDLDVKLRHAREFLTEHNKVRVSIIFYGREMTHRDLGSALFEKITQRLSDVSEPAPRPKMLGNRMIFIIEPAKNKPKTNAPAKPQAPQTPAPQPAPADKPAQP, encoded by the coding sequence ATGAGTTACGACAGAATTTTTTACAGAATCAATCAGCAGATACGCACCTCTACGGTGCGTTTGGTGGATTTCGACGGAACACAGATAGGCATAGTGCCTATCCAGACGGCGCTTGAAAAAGCTCGGGAACGTTTTCTGGACCTTGTGGAAATAGTTCCCAAGGCGAACCCTCCTGTCTGTAAAATAATGGAGTACGCAAAGTTCAAGTACGAGGAATCCAAGAGAGTAAAGGATTCCAGAAAAAAGCACAAAGGCGGGGAACTTAAAGAAATACGGATGCGCCCGCACATAGGCGATCACGACCTCGACGTCAAACTGCGCCACGCCAGAGAATTCCTCACGGAACACAACAAAGTTCGCGTAAGCATAATATTCTACGGACGCGAAATGACGCACAGAGATCTCGGGTCCGCGCTCTTTGAGAAAATCACACAGCGGCTTTCAGATGTGTCCGAGCCGGCCCCCAGACCCAAAATGCTCGGTAACAGAATGATATTCATAATAGAACCGGCCAAGAACAAGCCGAAAACGAACGCCCCCGCGAAACCGCAGGCGCCGCAAACGCCCGCGCCGCAGCCGGCGCCCGCCGATAAACCGGCGCAGCCCTGA
- a CDS encoding 50S ribosomal protein L20 — MRVKTGVSTRQRKKKYFKLAKGFYSDKSRKWRQVKQQVERALRTSYVGRKKRKREFRSLWIMRVNAASREMGISYSRFMHGLRLAGIGVDRKQLSEIALGDPKLFKAIVEAAQKALAAEPPKAPEAVSKQ, encoded by the coding sequence ATGAGAGTCAAAACAGGCGTAAGCACACGCCAGAGAAAAAAGAAGTATTTTAAGCTCGCCAAAGGTTTTTATTCCGACAAATCCAGAAAGTGGCGCCAGGTCAAACAGCAGGTGGAGCGCGCCCTCAGAACGTCCTATGTGGGACGGAAAAAGAGAAAAAGAGAATTCCGCTCGCTCTGGATAATGAGAGTCAACGCCGCGTCCCGCGAAATGGGCATAAGTTACAGCCGTTTCATGCACGGTCTGCGTCTTGCCGGAATAGGCGTCGACAGAAAACAACTTTCCGAGATAGCCCTCGGAGACCCCAAACTCTTCAAGGCGATAGTAGAAGCGGCGCAAAAAGCGCTCGCCGCGGAACCACCTAAAGCGCCCGAGGCCGTCTCCAAACAGTAA